The following coding sequences lie in one Rhizobium rhododendri genomic window:
- a CDS encoding GGDEF domain-containing protein gives MSTVIASRSQIPDVAGQIIYAMRAMGVAPIPRNYELFYEAYIGSNPALTRDLAALGSNATQEEIDLLGSQYFSHSTRIYDDAHSRIINELDGVLRALKQEQTSLSSYNKLLGETFVRITSKTANSADLLRNAIDMLTEATGDTMARGEKTVEDVAQRSQEMDQVRKELDEYKRIANTDSLTRLSNRRAFDDRLASVFDNPMAKSVTALVLCDIDNFKKVNDSFGHPVGDKILATVASVIRANVRRDVFVARTGGEEFALIIDGNTADEVMAICERIRRTLESTPFRNSRTRVDYGPITMSLGVCMASEAKDPGELYSNTDIALYQAKNSGRNCTSQYQSGMQKDFSKSWLIYKN, from the coding sequence ATGAGCACGGTGATTGCGTCCAGGTCGCAAATTCCCGACGTGGCAGGACAGATCATCTATGCTATGCGAGCCATGGGCGTTGCTCCGATCCCGCGCAATTACGAGCTTTTCTACGAAGCCTATATTGGCTCCAACCCTGCCCTCACCCGCGACCTTGCAGCGCTTGGCAGCAACGCCACGCAGGAAGAGATCGACCTTCTCGGCAGCCAGTATTTTTCCCATTCCACGCGGATCTACGACGACGCCCATTCGCGGATCATAAACGAGCTGGACGGCGTGCTGCGCGCCCTGAAGCAGGAACAGACATCGCTTTCCAGCTACAACAAGCTACTCGGCGAAACCTTCGTCCGCATTACCTCGAAGACCGCCAACAGCGCCGACCTGCTGCGCAATGCGATCGACATGCTGACCGAAGCCACCGGCGATACCATGGCGCGCGGCGAAAAGACGGTTGAGGATGTTGCCCAGCGCTCGCAGGAGATGGACCAGGTTCGCAAGGAACTCGACGAATACAAGCGCATCGCCAACACCGATTCCCTGACGCGCCTCTCCAACCGCCGGGCCTTCGATGACCGCCTCGCATCGGTGTTCGACAATCCGATGGCGAAGTCCGTCACGGCGCTGGTGCTATGCGACATCGACAATTTCAAGAAGGTCAACGACAGCTTTGGCCACCCCGTCGGCGACAAGATCCTCGCGACAGTCGCGTCAGTAATCCGCGCCAACGTTCGCCGTGACGTCTTCGTTGCGCGCACCGGCGGCGAAGAATTCGCCCTGATCATCGATGGCAATACGGCTGACGAGGTGATGGCGATCTGCGAGCGGATCCGCCGCACTCTCGAATCGACCCCCTTCCGCAATTCGCGCACCCGCGTCGACTACGGGCCGATCACCATGTCGCTTGGCGTCTGCATGGCGTCGGAAGCGAAGGATCCGGGCGAACTCTACAGCAACACCGATATCGCGCTCTATCAGGCCAAAAATTCCGGACGCAACTGCACGTCGCAATATCAGAGCGGCATGCAGAAGGATTTCAGCAAGAGCTGGCTGATCTACAAGAACTGA
- the fumC gene encoding class II fumarate hydratase, whose protein sequence is MTSTRKETDTFGAIDVASDRYWGAQAQRSLGNFKIGWEKQPMSIVRALGIVKQAAARANMELGGLDADLGKVIVAAAQEVIDGKLDAHFPLVVWQTGSGTQSNMNANEVVSNRAIEMLGGVMGSKKPVHPNDHVNMSQSSNDTYPTAMHVACAEQIVHHLLPGLRHLHEALEAKVKAFAHIIKIGRTHTQDATPLTLGQEFSGYAAQVGSAIKRIELTLPGLYELAQGGTAVGTGLNAPIGFAEKVAEEIAAITGLPFVTAPNKFEALAAHDAMVFAHGAIAAAAAALFKIANDIRFLGSGPRAGLGELSLPENEPGSSIMPGKVNPTQSEALTQVCAHIFGNNAAITFAGSQGHFELNVYNPMMAYNFLQSVQLLGDAAVSFTDNCVVGIEAREDNIRKGVENSLMLVTALNGRLGYDACAKIAKTAHKNGTTLREEAVGGGYLSNEEFDALVRPENMIGPK, encoded by the coding sequence ATGACTTCCACCCGTAAGGAAACCGACACGTTTGGCGCGATCGACGTTGCCAGCGACCGGTACTGGGGCGCACAGGCGCAGCGCTCGCTCGGCAACTTCAAGATTGGCTGGGAAAAGCAGCCGATGTCGATCGTCCGCGCGCTGGGCATCGTCAAGCAGGCAGCCGCCCGCGCCAATATGGAGCTCGGCGGGCTCGACGCCGATCTCGGTAAAGTGATCGTCGCCGCCGCTCAGGAAGTGATCGACGGCAAGCTCGATGCGCATTTCCCGCTGGTCGTCTGGCAGACCGGCTCCGGCACCCAGTCGAACATGAATGCCAACGAAGTGGTTTCCAACCGGGCAATCGAAATGCTCGGCGGCGTCATGGGCTCGAAGAAGCCGGTGCATCCGAACGATCACGTCAACATGAGCCAGTCGTCCAACGACACCTACCCGACGGCGATGCATGTCGCCTGCGCCGAGCAGATCGTCCACCACCTGCTGCCGGGCCTGCGCCACCTGCACGAGGCGCTCGAAGCCAAGGTCAAGGCTTTCGCCCACATCATCAAGATCGGCCGCACCCACACGCAGGATGCCACCCCGCTGACGCTCGGCCAGGAATTCTCCGGCTATGCAGCCCAGGTCGGCTCGGCCATCAAGCGTATCGAACTGACGCTGCCCGGTCTCTATGAACTCGCCCAGGGCGGCACGGCCGTCGGCACCGGCCTCAATGCACCCATCGGCTTTGCCGAGAAAGTTGCCGAAGAGATCGCAGCGATCACCGGCCTGCCCTTCGTCACGGCCCCCAACAAGTTCGAGGCGCTGGCCGCCCACGATGCCATGGTCTTTGCCCACGGCGCCATCGCTGCTGCTGCTGCCGCCCTGTTCAAGATCGCCAACGACATCCGCTTCCTCGGCTCCGGCCCACGCGCCGGTCTGGGCGAACTGTCGCTGCCCGAAAACGAACCGGGCTCGTCGATCATGCCGGGCAAGGTCAATCCGACCCAGTCGGAAGCCCTGACCCAGGTCTGCGCCCATATCTTCGGCAACAATGCCGCAATCACCTTTGCCGGCAGCCAGGGTCATTTCGAGCTCAATGTCTACAATCCGATGATGGCCTACAACTTCCTGCAGTCGGTGCAGCTGCTCGGAGACGCCGCCGTCTCCTTCACCGACAATTGCGTCGTCGGCATCGAGGCCCGCGAGGACAACATCCGCAAGGGCGTCGAGAACTCGCTGATGCTGGTCACCGCGCTGAACGGCCGCCTCGGCTACGACGCCTGCGCCAAGATCGCCAAGACGGCCCACAAGAACGGCACCACGCTGCGCGAGGAAGCCGTTGGCGGCGGATACCTCAGCAACGAGGAGTTCGACGCACTGGTTCGGCCAGAAAACATGATCGGCCCGAAGTAA